In the genome of Deltaproteobacteria bacterium, one region contains:
- a CDS encoding outer membrane lipoprotein-sorting protein codes for MNIQVDKRYWIVFVLMLFCSLGFPVFSLQAAMSPQEILAKADEARGTAEGIEWEIRIESIEGGREQQRTIRVTARSFNSLAEFLAPANVKGQKLLMQDRNMWFAKPGLSKAVPISPRQKLMGGAANGDIASTNYAGDYKVAQASEETVGGERCHLFDLSAVDKKATYDRIKYWISKERLVGVKAEFYTVSEKMFKTATFEYGNSLTIDGQPRAFISKMVITSAIIKEDVTTMLYRKASIKKVPDSVFNLNLLTK; via the coding sequence ATGAATATTCAGGTTGATAAACGATATTGGATAGTATTTGTGCTTATGCTCTTTTGCTCTTTGGGTTTTCCCGTTTTCTCCCTTCAAGCGGCCATGAGCCCCCAGGAGATCCTGGCCAAGGCCGATGAAGCACGGGGGACTGCTGAAGGCATCGAATGGGAAATCCGGATTGAATCCATCGAGGGGGGCCGGGAACAACAAAGGACCATCCGGGTAACGGCCAGGAGCTTTAATTCCCTGGCCGAATTTTTGGCCCCGGCCAATGTTAAGGGACAAAAGCTCTTGATGCAGGACCGCAACATGTGGTTTGCCAAACCAGGGCTTTCCAAGGCGGTCCCCATCTCTCCCCGGCAGAAACTGATGGGCGGGGCGGCCAATGGGGACATTGCCTCCACCAACTATGCCGGTGATTATAAAGTCGCCCAGGCTTCGGAAGAGACTGTGGGTGGAGAGCGGTGCCATCTTTTTGATTTGAGCGCGGTGGATAAAAAAGCCACCTACGATCGGATCAAATACTGGATATCCAAAGAACGGTTAGTGGGGGTTAAGGCCGAATTTTACACCGTCTCGGAGAAGATGTTTAAGACCGCTACCTTTGAATATGGAAACAGCCTCACCATCGACGGCCAGCCAAGGGCTTTTATTTCCAAGATGGTCATTACCAGCGCCATCATAAAAGAAGACGTCACCACCATGCTTTATCGTAAGGCCTCGATCAAGAAGGTCCCGGATTCGGTGTTTAATTTGAATCTTTTGACCAAGTGA